From the Streptomyces nigrescens genome, one window contains:
- the truB gene encoding tRNA pseudouridine(55) synthase TruB gives MKRESNKPGGLVIVDKPSGFTSHDVVAKMRGMARTRRVGHAGTLDPMATGVLVLGIERATKLLGHLALTEKEYVGTIRLGQTTVTDDAEGEITESKPAHGLAREDIDAGVAELSGAIMQVPSKVSAIKINGKRSYSRVREGEDVEIPARPVTVSSFVVHSAHEAEAEDGTPVTDLLVSVECSSGTYIRALARDLGAGLGVGGHLTALRRTRVGPYKLDRARTLEQLQAAVDDTEGEGLPVMPLGDAAAAAFTRWDVAEPQARLLLNGARIPMPRFEGSGPVAAFGPDGRFLALVENQGGKAKSLAVFAV, from the coding sequence ATGAAGCGTGAGAGCAACAAGCCGGGCGGGCTCGTCATCGTCGACAAGCCGTCCGGCTTCACTTCGCACGACGTGGTGGCGAAGATGCGCGGTATGGCGCGCACCCGCCGGGTCGGGCACGCCGGCACCCTCGACCCGATGGCGACGGGCGTACTCGTCCTGGGCATCGAGCGGGCCACCAAGCTGCTGGGCCACCTCGCGCTGACGGAGAAGGAGTACGTCGGCACGATCAGGCTCGGCCAGACGACCGTCACCGATGACGCCGAGGGCGAGATCACCGAGTCGAAGCCGGCGCACGGCCTCGCCCGTGAGGACATCGACGCGGGCGTCGCCGAGCTGTCCGGCGCGATCATGCAGGTCCCGTCCAAGGTCAGCGCCATCAAGATCAACGGCAAGCGCTCGTACTCGCGGGTCCGTGAGGGCGAGGACGTGGAGATCCCGGCCCGTCCGGTGACCGTCTCCTCGTTCGTGGTGCACTCCGCGCACGAGGCCGAGGCCGAGGACGGCACCCCGGTGACCGATCTGCTGGTCTCCGTCGAGTGCTCGTCCGGTACCTACATCCGCGCGCTGGCCCGCGATCTGGGGGCCGGGCTCGGCGTCGGCGGCCATCTGACCGCGCTGCGCCGCACCCGCGTCGGCCCGTACAAGCTGGACCGGGCGCGCACGCTCGAACAGCTCCAGGCCGCGGTGGACGACACCGAGGGCGAGGGCCTGCCGGTCATGCCGCTCGGCGACGCGGCGGCCGCGGCGTTCACCCGCTGGGATGTCGCCGAGCCGCAGGCGCGGCTGCTGCTCAACGGCGCGCGGATCCCGATGCCCCGCTTCGAGGGCAGCGGCCCGGTCGCGGCGTTCGGGCCGGACGGCCGGTTCCTGGCGCTGGTGGAGAATCAGGGCGGGAAGGCCAAGAGCCTGGCGGTGTTCGCGGTCTAG
- a CDS encoding bifunctional riboflavin kinase/FAD synthetase yields the protein MQRWRGLEDIPEGWGRSVVTIGSYDGVHRGHQLIIGKAVARARELGIPAVVVTFDPHPSEVVRPGTHPPLLAPHHRRAELMAGLGVDAVLILPFTKEFSKLSPADFVVKVLVDKLHAQVVVEGPNFRFGHKATGNVETLAELGTTYDYTVEVIDLFERGAAGGGEPFSSTLTRRLVAEGDVAGAMEVLGRPHRVEGVVVRGAQRGRELGFPTANVETLPHTAIPADGVYAGLLQVEGEAMPAAISVGTNPQFDGKARTVEAYAIDRVGLDLYGLHVGVDFLAYIRGQEKFDTLDALLERMAVDVKLARGLIAAAG from the coding sequence GTGCAGCGCTGGCGTGGCTTGGAGGACATCCCCGAGGGCTGGGGGCGCAGCGTCGTCACCATCGGCTCGTACGACGGAGTGCACCGCGGCCACCAATTGATCATCGGCAAGGCCGTCGCGCGCGCCCGTGAGCTGGGGATTCCCGCGGTGGTCGTCACCTTCGACCCGCACCCGAGCGAGGTCGTGCGGCCCGGCACCCACCCGCCGCTGCTGGCGCCGCACCACCGGCGCGCGGAGCTGATGGCCGGTCTGGGGGTGGACGCGGTGCTGATCCTCCCGTTCACCAAGGAGTTCTCGAAGCTGTCCCCGGCCGACTTCGTGGTCAAGGTGCTGGTCGACAAGCTCCACGCGCAGGTCGTCGTCGAGGGCCCCAACTTCCGCTTCGGGCACAAGGCGACCGGCAACGTCGAGACCCTCGCCGAGCTCGGGACCACCTACGACTACACCGTGGAGGTCATCGACCTCTTCGAGCGCGGTGCGGCGGGCGGCGGCGAGCCGTTCTCCTCCACGCTCACCCGACGCCTGGTCGCCGAGGGCGATGTGGCCGGTGCGATGGAGGTCCTCGGCCGGCCCCACCGCGTCGAGGGCGTCGTCGTACGCGGTGCCCAGCGCGGCCGTGAACTGGGCTTCCCGACGGCCAATGTGGAGACTTTGCCGCACACCGCGATCCCGGCCGACGGTGTCTACGCGGGGCTGCTGCAGGTGGAGGGCGAGGCGATGCCCGCGGCCATCTCGGTCGGCACCAACCCGCAGTTCGACGGCAAGGCGCGCACCGTCGAGGCATACGCCATCGACCGCGTCGGCCTGGACCTGTACGGCCTGCACGTCGGGGTGGACTTCCTCGCCTACATCCGCGGCCAGGAGAAGTTCGACACGCTGGACGCCCTGTTGGAGCGGATGGCGGTCGACGTGAAGCTGGCGCGGGGGCTGATCGCGGCGGCGGGGTGA
- a CDS encoding SCO5717 family growth-regulating ATPase — MNEQEAFRPDGNDPDDDQSEFDLTGEFKIDFAAPAWYASNDTSGGGTSATASSAAPPASSPATPTAEAQPPVGPPLGQPLPGPAEAAPPGFPTLRPQETGNDAPAAATPPATTPEVPTEAAPAANEGAVTGNQRSGTGVDPSVSLWGDDDDTEPEAESASEPEVTPTDAAPQPETSAAPAPVEDGAPDAEAAIPAQPAPEAATQGAQPAPAQPQPQPQPVVPQQGVPVQGVPQQEVPQQTAPQQQDVPQQATPHQATPPQGVPQQGVPQQGVPQQGAPWGTAAEGQQQGVPGQGTLPPLPPEYQPADPRTAQAQAQAAQQSQQGQQSAPAQQQPQAQPQPQPQAQQPQAGYAQGQPAQQAGYPQQQQGAPAQQQQPAYGYPQPAYGYPQQAQPQPQPQAQQQPHAAAQQSGYGYPQTGAQGYPQQGQAQAGYAHQQAAQQAAQAQAAQAQAQAQAQAAQAQQAQQAQQAQQAQQAHQAQQAQAQQAQAQQAQQYQPLPGQQTGDPNAAANYASYSQPGQQQPQQRAAPGAPLGYSAAVELTSDRLLRNQPKKRKPGANAQPSKFKLGAKKEEAERQRKLELIRTPVMSCYRIAVISLKGGVGKTTTTTALGSTLASERQDKILAIDANPDAGTLGRRVRRETGATIRDLVQAIPHLHSYMDIRRFTSQAPSGLEILANDVDPAVSTTFNDDDYRRAIDVLGKQYPVILTDSGTGLLYSAMRGVLDLADQLIIISTPSVDGASSASTTLDWLSAHGYADLVQRGITVISGVRETGKMIKIDDIVSHFETRCRGVVVVPFDEHLAAGAEVDLDMMRPKTREAYFNLSALVAEDFARAQQAQGMYPQQQMGGDPYAQQQMGGDPYAQQQYAQQGQPQQPQQGQPPAGYPPQQGGWTQQPQQGQPPAHWQQQQPAPDAPQPDGPGLAPGWQQQPPPQ, encoded by the coding sequence GTGAACGAGCAGGAGGCTTTCCGTCCGGACGGAAACGATCCTGACGACGACCAGTCCGAGTTCGACCTGACCGGTGAGTTCAAGATCGATTTCGCCGCACCGGCCTGGTACGCGAGCAACGACACCAGTGGTGGCGGCACCAGTGCCACCGCTTCGTCCGCGGCTCCTCCTGCGTCCTCGCCCGCCACTCCGACCGCCGAGGCCCAGCCCCCCGTCGGGCCGCCCCTGGGCCAGCCGCTCCCCGGGCCCGCGGAGGCCGCACCGCCGGGATTCCCGACGCTGCGCCCCCAGGAAACGGGCAATGACGCCCCGGCCGCCGCCACTCCCCCGGCCACCACGCCGGAGGTGCCCACGGAGGCCGCACCGGCCGCGAACGAGGGTGCCGTTACCGGTAATCAGCGCTCGGGCACGGGCGTCGATCCGTCGGTCTCCCTCTGGGGCGACGACGATGACACCGAGCCGGAGGCGGAGAGCGCGTCCGAACCCGAGGTCACGCCCACCGACGCGGCACCGCAGCCGGAGACCTCGGCTGCGCCCGCCCCCGTCGAGGACGGTGCACCGGACGCTGAGGCCGCGATTCCCGCGCAGCCCGCGCCCGAGGCCGCCACACAGGGCGCACAGCCCGCACCGGCCCAACCGCAGCCGCAGCCGCAGCCGGTTGTGCCCCAGCAGGGCGTGCCCGTGCAGGGTGTTCCGCAGCAGGAGGTTCCCCAGCAGACGGCTCCGCAGCAGCAGGACGTTCCGCAGCAGGCGACGCCGCATCAGGCAACTCCGCCGCAGGGTGTGCCCCAGCAGGGCGTTCCGCAGCAAGGAGTTCCTCAGCAGGGTGCTCCTTGGGGCACCGCGGCGGAGGGTCAGCAGCAGGGTGTGCCGGGACAGGGCACGCTGCCGCCGCTGCCCCCGGAGTACCAGCCCGCGGACCCGCGGACGGCACAGGCACAGGCACAGGCCGCTCAGCAGTCGCAGCAGGGCCAGCAGTCGGCACCGGCCCAGCAGCAACCGCAGGCGCAACCGCAGCCGCAGCCGCAGGCCCAGCAGCCACAGGCCGGGTACGCCCAGGGACAGCCCGCACAGCAGGCCGGCTACCCGCAACAGCAGCAGGGCGCGCCCGCGCAGCAGCAACAGCCCGCGTACGGCTATCCGCAGCCCGCGTACGGCTACCCCCAGCAGGCCCAGCCGCAACCGCAGCCGCAGGCTCAGCAGCAACCCCACGCGGCCGCGCAGCAGTCGGGTTACGGCTACCCGCAGACCGGTGCGCAGGGCTATCCGCAGCAGGGCCAGGCGCAGGCCGGGTACGCCCACCAGCAGGCCGCCCAGCAGGCGGCGCAGGCTCAGGCCGCCCAGGCGCAGGCCCAGGCCCAGGCCCAGGCGGCGCAGGCACAGCAAGCCCAGCAGGCGCAGCAGGCCCAACAAGCCCAGCAAGCACACCAGGCCCAGCAGGCCCAGGCTCAGCAAGCCCAGGCCCAGCAAGCGCAGCAGTACCAGCCGCTGCCCGGTCAGCAGACCGGCGACCCGAACGCCGCGGCCAACTACGCGTCGTACTCGCAGCCGGGTCAGCAGCAGCCGCAGCAGCGGGCCGCTCCCGGCGCACCGCTCGGCTACAGCGCTGCCGTCGAGCTGACCTCCGACCGGCTGCTGCGCAACCAGCCCAAGAAGCGCAAGCCGGGCGCCAATGCCCAGCCGTCCAAGTTCAAGCTGGGCGCGAAGAAGGAAGAGGCGGAGCGGCAGCGCAAGCTGGAGCTGATCCGTACGCCGGTGATGTCCTGTTACCGGATCGCGGTGATCAGCCTCAAGGGCGGTGTCGGCAAGACCACCACGACCACCGCACTGGGCTCCACGCTCGCGTCCGAGCGGCAGGACAAGATCCTGGCGATCGACGCCAACCCGGACGCCGGCACGCTCGGCCGACGGGTGCGCCGCGAGACCGGTGCGACCATCCGTGACCTGGTGCAGGCGATCCCGCATCTGCACAGCTACATGGACATCCGCCGGTTCACCTCGCAGGCTCCCTCGGGCCTGGAGATCCTCGCCAACGACGTCGACCCGGCCGTCTCGACGACCTTCAACGACGATGACTACCGGCGGGCGATCGATGTCCTCGGCAAGCAGTACCCGGTCATCCTCACCGACTCGGGAACCGGTCTCCTCTACAGCGCGATGCGCGGAGTCCTCGATCTCGCCGACCAGTTGATCATCATCTCCACCCCGTCCGTGGACGGCGCGAGCAGCGCGAGCACCACCCTGGACTGGCTGTCCGCGCACGGCTACGCCGACCTGGTGCAGCGCGGCATCACGGTCATCTCGGGTGTCCGTGAGACCGGCAAGATGATCAAGATCGATGACATCGTGTCGCACTTCGAGACCCGTTGCCGCGGTGTCGTGGTCGTCCCGTTCGACGAGCATCTCGCCGCCGGTGCCGAGGTCGACCTCGACATGATGCGGCCCAAGACCCGCGAGGCGTACTTCAACCTCTCCGCCCTGGTGGCCGAGGACTTCGCGCGGGCGCAGCAGGCGCAGGGCATGTACCCCCAGCAGCAGATGGGCGGGGATCCGTACGCCCAGCAGCAGATGGGCGGCGACCCGTACGCGCAGCAGCAGTACGCCCAGCAGGGCCAGCCGCAGCAGCCGCAACAGGGCCAGCCGCCGGCCGGCTACCCGCCGCAGCAGGGTGGCTGGACCCAGCAGCCGCAGCAGGGCCAGCCGCCGGCCCACTGGCAGCAGCAACAGCCCGCTCCGGACGCACCGCAGCCGGACGGGCCCGGTCTGGCGCCCGGGTGGCAGCAGCAGCCACCTCCGCAGTGA